A single region of the Streptomyces sp. NBC_00236 genome encodes:
- the tatA gene encoding Sec-independent protein translocase subunit TatA, with the protein MMGNLKPLEIVLIIAVILLLFGAKKLPDMARSLGKSARILKSEAKAMKKDDEPAATTDTVADQAPQQPAAARTIQAAPGDVTSSRPVNEAKPTTQS; encoded by the coding sequence ATCATGGGCAATCTGAAGCCTCTCGAGATCGTTCTGATCATCGCTGTCATCCTGCTGTTGTTCGGTGCCAAGAAGCTTCCCGACATGGCGCGTTCGCTCGGCAAGTCGGCCCGCATCCTCAAGAGCGAGGCCAAGGCCATGAAGAAGGACGACGAGCCCGCGGCCACGACGGACACGGTCGCCGACCAGGCTCCCCAGCAGCCCGCCGCCGCGCGCACGATCCAGGCCGCTCCCGGTGACGTGACGAGCTCCCGCCCGGTGAACGAAGCGAAGCCCACCACCCAGAGCTGA